The following is a genomic window from Saccopteryx bilineata isolate mSacBil1 chromosome 4, mSacBil1_pri_phased_curated, whole genome shotgun sequence.
gctgggagccgggGAAGGCGAGGGAGCCAGCGGGGAGGAGACCAGAGGGGGCGCCCGCCGCGGGTCAGTGCACCGCCACGGAGTGCAGGGCGGAGGCCGGGCTGGTGAGCGTCTCGCTGGGGGTGGCGGGGCTGCTTTGGCTGGTGGCGGTCTGCGAGGACGTGGGGCTGAGCGAGGGAGGCGAGTTCGAGAGCAGAGTGGGGATGGGCGCGGGCAGCGCGGGCAGCGCGGGCACCGCGGCCGGAGTGGGCTTGATGGGCACGGGGATGGCGGGCAGCGTCTGGCCCGCCGCGTGGCACAGCGGCTTCAGCGGCACGCCGTAGGCGCTGTAGTCGCCGCTGGCCATGGAGATGGGGGTGGCGGAATCGATCATGCCCGCGGAGCCGTACACGTGTGGCCAGCCGGGGCTCAGCGAGCTGCCCATGGTAGTCAACTGGTTGGGAAGCGGGTAGGCGGCGGGCACCGGCTGCATGGCGGAGAAGGCCAGCCCGCCGGGCATCTTGTACTCGCGCGCGATGATGTTCTCGATGGCGAAGGGGTGCTTGAAGCCCGAGGGCTGCGCCACGCCGCCCAGGTTGTAGGCGGCGGCGGGCATCTGCGGCAGGTGCGTGCCGGAGG
Proteins encoded in this region:
- the FOXB1 gene encoding forkhead box protein B1 gives rise to the protein MPRPGRNTYSDQKPPYSYISLTAMAIQSSPEKMLPLSEIYKFIMDRFPYYRENTQRWQNSLRHNLSFNDCFIKIPRRPDQPGKGSFWALHPSCGDMFENGSFLRRRKRFKVLKSDHLAPSKPADAAQYLQQQAKLRLSALAASGTHLPQMPAAAYNLGGVAQPSGFKHPFAIENIIAREYKMPGGLAFSAMQPVPAAYPLPNQLTTMGSSLSPGWPHVYGSAGMIDSATPISMASGDYSAYGVPLKPLCHAAGQTLPAIPVPIKPTPAAVPALPALPAPIPTLLSNSPPSLSPTSSQTATSQSSPATPSETLTSPASALHSVAVH